A region of Macrobrachium nipponense isolate FS-2020 chromosome 7, ASM1510439v2, whole genome shotgun sequence DNA encodes the following proteins:
- the LOC135217572 gene encoding uncharacterized protein LOC135217572 has product MTGALQPFLLTEAIAEQSKQYHRTTPEERNQGKMGTILQNYDKPDWIHERAILAPKNESVTKLNLQVQGMLPGNGKSYDSIDIVMDPSGAVNYPTEFLNPLNPPGFKRLHYPVRLAFAMTINKAQGQCLRVAGINLEQPCFSHGQLYVACSRVGSQERLFILSPEGKTKNIVYQKTLHFKRLHYPVRLAFAMTINKAQGQCLRVAGINLEQPCFSHGQLYVACSRVGSQERLFILSPEGKTKNIVYQKALR; this is encoded by the exons ATGACTGGCGCCCTTCAACCCTTCCTTCTGACCGAGGCCATCGCAGAACAATCTAAGCAATATCATCGAACGACGCCTGAGGAACGCAACCAAGGAAAAATGGGAAC CATCTTGCAAAACTATGACAAACCGGACTGGATTCATGAGAGGGCAATCCTGGCCCCCAAGAATGAGTCAGTCACCAAGCTCAATCTTCAGGTACAGGGAATGCTGCCAGGCAACGGAAAGTCCTACGACTCGATCGATATTGTCATGGACCCAAGCGGAGCAGTAAACTACCCAACAGAATTTCTGAACCCTTTGAACCCTCCAGG TTTCAAGCGCCTTCACTACCCAGTCAGGTTGGCTTTTGCCATGACTATCAATAAAGCCCAGGGACAGTGTCTCAGAGTGGCTGGCATCAACTTGGAGCAACCTTGTTTTTCTCACGGGCAGCTTTATGTGGCGTGCTCAAGAGTGGGCTCTCAGGAACGCCTGTTCATTTTGTCACcggaaggaaaaacaaagaacatagtcTACCAAAAGACTCTCCA TTTCAAGCGCCTTCACTACCCAGTCAGGTTGGCTTTTGCCATGACTATCAATAAAGCCCAGGGACAGTGTCTCAGAGTGGCTGGCATCAACTTGGAGCAACCTTGTTTTTCTCACGGGCAGCTTTATGTGGCGTGCTCAAGAGTGGGCTCTCAGGAACGCCTGTTCATTTTGTCACcggaaggaaaaacaaagaacatagtctaccaaaaggctctccggtga